In Fusarium musae strain F31 chromosome 7, whole genome shotgun sequence, a single window of DNA contains:
- the SLD2 gene encoding DNA replication regulator sld2 (EggNog:ENOG41), protein MDENLRAAYESQSQQLRIDLKTWETEWAKTHEGIKPGREDIKANQDIALKYKQYNKVRDILSGKIPPPSNEPRKRKSDTLPAQTPTKRTKNIQTPSKNRTQDHDEELMNTPAISRKLFSPASVTSVGPTPQRDGRVLGLFDLLVEKELGTPSKQDSAARSGSARKVNATPSKRSATMDDEENERLGRTPMSSSKRQRLNHFMTPLKNKDGNKDAVTPSSVSKLQFDTPAFLKRNTLPVLDENGDFDAPAPLRLPRKPFTRGLSEIVASLRKVEEEKLDDDLDALRDAEEEGMGEPRPKTLFPSKPKHDVLVEDTQARQLPLGGFDDEALYDSPVEEEGNPTRVYKKKGQKRTTRMVKMRPTRTKRPENMGENPQSDIENDETQADGEDAGSDFEEVKEKKPTQKKEGTVRKAARKVNELAHANFQRLKLRNHGAKGGPGFNSRFRRRR, encoded by the exons ATGGACGAAAACTTGAGGGCAGCTTATGAAAGTCAATCACAGCAACTGCGAATCGACTTGAAGACTTGGGAGACAGAATGGGCAAAGACACACGAGGGCATAAAGCCAGGAAGAGAggacatcaaggccaaccaAGATATCG CATTGAAATATAAACAGTATAACAAGGTTCGAGATATACTCTCGGGCAAAATCCCACCTCCCTCAAATGAACCCAGGAAGCGGAAATCCGATACTCTACCGGCACAAACGCCCACCAAACGTACCAAAAACATTCAGACTCCCTCCAAGAACCGTACACAAGACCATGATGAGGAACTCATGAACACACCAGCCATATCGCGAAAACTATTCAGTCCCGCGTCGGTAACCTCAGTCGGACCGACACCACAAAGAGATGGTCGCGTGCTTGGCCTCTTTGACTTATTAGTAGAGAAAGAGCTAGGAACACCGTCGAAACAAGATTCTGCGGCCAGATCAGGGTCCGCACGAAAGGTCAATGCAACTCCGAGCAAACGATCAGCTACCAtggatgacgaggagaacGAAAGGCTTGGCCGAACCCCTATGTCATCTAGTAAACGACAAAGACTAAACCACTTCATGACCCCGCTGAAGAATAAGGATGGAAACAAGGATGCCGTTACGCCCTCTTCGGTCTCGAAACTCCAATTCGATACACCCGCCTTCTTGAAGCGCAATACTCTACCAGTTCTTGACGAGAATGGCGATTTTGATGCCCCAGCACCCCTACGGCTACCGCGCAAACCTTTCACACGAGGTCTCAGTGAAATTGTGGCGAGTCTCCGAaaggtggaagaggagaaattGGACGACGATTTGGATGCATTGCgtgatgctgaagaagaaggaatggGTGAACCGAGACCCAAGACGCTATTCCCGTCTAAGCCAAAGcatgatgttcttgttgaggaCACTCAGGCACGGCAATTACCACTTGGCGGTttcgatgatgaagccttGTATGACAGCCCAGTGGAGGAAGAGGGTAACCCGACTAGAGtgtacaagaagaagggccagAAGCGAACTACAAGAATGGTCAAGATGCGGCCAACTCGAACCAAGCGACCGGAAAACATGGGAGAGAACCCTCAGAGTGATATTGAGAACGATGAAACGCAAGCTGATGGTGAAGATGCTGGATCTGATTTTGAGGAAgtaaaggagaagaagcccacACAGAAGAAGGAAGGCACTGTGAGGAAGGCCGCGCGAAAGGTCAATGAGCTAGCTCACGCAAACTTCCAACGGCTGAAGCTTAGGAACCACGGAGCAAAGGGTGGTCCTGGATTCAACAGTAGATtccgacgacgaagatga